The Eleutherodactylus coqui strain aEleCoq1 chromosome 6, aEleCoq1.hap1, whole genome shotgun sequence genome window below encodes:
- the LOC136631933 gene encoding IgGFc-binding protein-like, with protein MDWLGVFTLLTFTLGVCDGQPMECGQIGGMMQNPLNWILKTAGGRIFVTAFLENTFSADALVYEILVTGTLRSTTVTISMNEADFKKKIQVGKGETATVELPNTMENKGSGIYSHGIIIKADADIIVMTRNFKKTSGDVALIYPVDQWGKEYHIITPINGPSKHYAQFGVLAHEIPTTVTILLSTAIQYNGENYQKGDRMVVKLEPFHLLQIQSKDDLSGTMIYSDHTVAVMSGHSCAPSNGGCSHIYDYLRDKEKWGNSYFVPGLSFQGENDLVFVLGSRKTCIQHKSGEKIINSNVEAGKIMTLNVSASSPLSIHSTEKIQVLFHGTGGTFKGKPFGPFMTVIPDIESFDLTYNLIGQKDIDNNLAIIVAKTSKGPEITFNGKTLKDATWKAFPQSEYSWAEYNYGGGSSSNTLHHSSTPFGLLNIGYSMNKAYGSQAAAIQAPGGPLCKSHVLKASFKTIIAHGPAKALEKGTLEASRYKAAVYV; from the exons ATGGACAGCCGATGGAATGCGGACAAATAGGTGGAATGATGCAAAATCCACTAA ATTGGATTTTAAAGACCGCAGGAGGAAGAATCTTTGTTACAGCTTTTCTAGAAAATACATTCTCCGCTGATGCGCTTGTATATGAAATCCTGGTGACTGGGACTTTACGTAGCACTACAGTAACTATCTCCATGAATGAGGCTGATTTCAAGAAGAAAATCCAAGTTGGAAAAGGAGAAACAGCGACAGTTGAGCTTCCAAacaccatggagaacaaaggatctggaaTTTATTCTCATGGAATCATCATCAAAGCCGATGCCGATATCATTGTCATGACCCGTAACTTTAAGAAAACCAGTGGAGATGTTGCTTTGATTTATCCAGTTGACCAGTGGGGAAAGGAATACCATATAATCACCCCTATCAATGGACCTTCAAAGCATTATGCACAGTTCGGTGTTCTTGCCCATGAAATTCCAACAACAGTCACCATTCTGCTCAGTACAGCTATCCAATACAATGGGGAAAATTATCAAAAGGGTGACAGGATGGTTGTGAAACTGGAGCCATTCCATCTTCTCCAGATTCAGAGTAAAGATGACCTATCAGGGACCATGATATACTCTGATCACACTGTTGCTGTCATGTCTGGTCATTCATGTGCTCCTAGTAATGGAGGTTGTAGCCATATATATGATTATCTCAGAGATAAAGAAAAATGGGGTAATTCCTACTTTGTCCCAGGCCTGTCCTTTCAAGGGGAAAATGACCTGGTTTTTGTCTTGGGTAGTCGAAAAACTTGTATTCAGCACAAGTCAGGTGAGAAAATCATAAACTCCAATGTAGAAGCAGGAAAAATTATGACATTGAACGTTTCTGCGTCCTCACCCTTAtccatccacagcacagagaaaATACAGGTTTTATTTCATGGTACTGGTGGAACATTTAAAGGTAAACCCTTTGGCCCTTTCatgactgtaataccagacatTGAGAGCTTCGACTTAACATATAACCTCATTGGACAGAAGGATATTGACAATAATTTGGCCATAATTGTAGCAAAAACATCAAAGGGACCAGAAATCACATTTAATGGAAAGACTCTAAAAGATGCTACGTGGAAGGCGTTCCCTCAATCTGAATATTCCTGGGCAGAATATAATTACGGTGGTGGCTCTAGTTCCAACACATTGCACCATTCCTCAACCCCTTTTGGTCTCCTAAACATTGGTTACTCAATGAATAAGGCCTATGGGTCACAGGCAGCGGCTATACAAG ctcctggaggtccATTATGCAAGTCACATG ttctgaAGGCTTCATTCAAAACGATTATTG CTCATGGTCCAGCAAAAGCCTTAGAAAAAGGCACACTTGAAGCAAGTAGGTATAAAGCAGCGGTCTACGTGTAA